A window from Kluyveromyces lactis strain NRRL Y-1140 chromosome E complete sequence encodes these proteins:
- a CDS encoding uncharacterized protein (similar to uniprot|P38814 YHR103W Saccharomyces cerevisiae SBE Protein involved in the transport of cell wall components from the Golgi to the cell surface) encodes MVAARPRKAGTYPTTAQVPSSANASSISSYTNSSNSKTVGSGITRRPSENMLLNMAEGKQSQNQNQQQQQQQHQTHNPRSSANGSEESDHVLSFKPPNRKAVLIKNERPISNDSINTEGDVFSINAGSSKDSSRGTSIIDDDDDENHDTEQSAVLDGKVSANVMPRGKKSFSSVKQNPVTPHSSVTDGLDDVSHLTDTSFSDADLSVTTVKVASAPKSMNTKYIFNNPGSQGKSVAPDAFQSVDSSPKLTRSMFSTVNPTAMHSSYDQHSQLHGQSQPLHNTHPLATSLHSKSVPALPSDSLNGKKPLTPSQRYRLRREQNKLHLQHSIKQKELFYDEDAKLPANDLLDESLVWSIPTASHSSTFISQRKHRASVPNVGRSAKLLDGHDMPPSPIPGVQKVSDLEYFQQVGKNLSAVYQKSEYEVTKSKLLERTQSAELLPLDFKNASVEGMEDLKLVSDDKVSIISSTRPCWLPPKDTEERRSHERDVRKTLSMASIEKLETNQRRHEQEIKNETNNQKLVLLIDRGLNRKSSLQDLKKIAWETGFSSARRSFIYNTVLNTDFNIISTKYMDDTSSLDNIIRSKMTPFPSTQMAEINKLVDDMHFPVESQIRSKLIKLLQWKSISRFGLQTGDNYLMLHFLLEGYDLELIWKLANLLQLTCFNSITRDKYDNRIMNRDGVVGRYMRKDSAFAEEFDSRYLNYMTFWNCLARVDHDLFIWIMDIIVAENARASRWTEEWQHQLRNTDWDTFKEKYIVVNYKVLCSLSLNVLLRYHFGWNNLLHLDELPPSFQLVKPVDNREPVSDQYLVFIKKWNHYYAKF; translated from the coding sequence ATGGTTGCAGCAAGGCCTCGCAAGGCTGGAACTTATCCTACTACAGCTCAGGTACCTTCTTCAGCTAATGCATCGTCGATTTCTAGTTACACCAATAGTTCAAATAGTAAGACTGTTGGATCGGGAATTACTAGACGACCCAGCGAAAATATGCTACTAAACATGGCAGAAGGGAAACAGAGtcaaaaccaaaaccaacagcagcagcaacaacaacatcaaaCGCACAATCCTCGCTCTTCTGCAAATGGCTCCGAAGAGTCAGACCATGTACTGTCTTTCAAACCTCCAAATAGAAAAGCAGTGTTGATTAAGAATGAGAGACCAATTTCTAACGACTCCATAAATACCGAAGGTGATGTATTCTCTATTAATGCCGGTTCTTCTAAGGATTCGTCCAGGGGAACCTCAATtatcgatgatgatgacgatgaaaacCATGATACTGAGCAAAGTGCAGTATTGGACGGGAAAGTTAGCGCTAATGTAATGCCAAGAGggaagaaatctttttcCTCTGTGAAGCAAAACCCTGTTACACCACATTCTTCGGTGACAGACGGATTAGACGATGTTTCTCATTTAACAGATACGTCGTTTTCTGATGCTGATTTATCTGTAACGACAGTGAAAGTTGCTAGTGCACCAAAGTCGATGAATACGAAGtacattttcaataatcCCGGATCTCAGGGGAAAAGCGTAGCACCCGATGCCTTCCAAAGTGTGGACTCTTCTCCCAAACTTACGAGATCTATGTTTTCAACTGTAAATCCTACAGCCATGCATAGTAGTTATGACCAACATTCTCAATTACATGGCCAATCGCAACCACTGCATAATACACATCCATTAGCCACTTCACTTCATTCCAAAAGTGTGCCGGCTTTACCTTCAGACTCAttgaatggaaagaaaCCCTTGACACCATCACAACGTTATAGATTGCGTAGAGAGCAGAATAAACTACATTTACAACACAGcataaaacaaaaagaactCTTTTACGATGAGGACGCAAAACTCCCAGCAAATGATCTTCTTGATGAAAGTCTTGTTTGGAGTATACCTACTGCATCACATAGTTCAACTTTCATTTCGCAACGGAAACACAGAGCGTCTGTACCTAATGTTGGTAGAAGTGCAAAGCTACTGGATGGACACGACATGCCACCATCTCCAATCCCCGGAGTACAAAAAGTATCAGATCTGGAATACTTCCAACAAGTTGGCAAGAATCTAAGCGCTGTTTATCAGAAATCGGAATACGAGGTAACGAAGTCTAAGCTGTTGGAACGTACTCAATCAGCAGAACTTCTACCGTtagatttcaagaatgcAAGCGTTGAAGGTATGGAAGATTTAAAACTTGTCAGTGACGATAAAGTGTCCATCATTTCTAGTACTAGACCTTGTTGGTTACCTCCAAAAGAtacagaagaaagaagatctcATGAAAGAGATGTTCGGAAGACTTTAAGCATGGCTAGTATAGAAAAGCTGGAGACAAACCAAAGACGTCACGAGCAAGAgatcaaaaatgaaacaaacAATCAGAAGTTAGTTTTGCTTATTGATAGAGGATTGAATAGAAAATCATCTTTGCAGGATCTAAAAAAGATTGCTTGGGAAACAGGCTTTTCCTCAGCCAGAAGATCTTTTATTTATAACACTGTGTTGAACACGGATTTTAACATTATTTCTACCAAGTATATGGACGATACGAGTAGTTTAGACAACATCATAAGGTCTAAAATGACTCCATTCCCAAGTACCCAAATGGCTGAGATTAATAAATTAGTGGACGATATGCATTTTCCAGTTGAATCACAGATAAGATCAAAACTGATCAAGTTATTGCAGTGGAAGTCAATCTCTAGATTCGGATTACAGACTGGAGATAACTATTTGATGCTCCATTTCCTTTTAGAGGGATACGACCTAGAGCTAATCTGGAAGCTAGCAAACCTGCTACAACTGACTTGTTTCAACTCAATTACAAGGGATAAATACGATAATCGTATAATGAACAGGGATGGTGTAGTCGGGAGATACATGAGAAAGGATTCAGCCTTTGCGGAAGAATTCGACTCAAGGTACTTGAACTATATGACATTCTGGAACTGTCTGGCTCGAGTAGATCACGATCTATTTATATGGATCATGGATATAATTGTAGCAGAGAACGCCAGAGCATCACGCTGGACAGAAGAGTGGCAACATCAGCTACGGAATACTGATTGGGACACCTTTAAAGAAAAGTATATCGTTGTGAATTATAAAGTCTTGTGCTCTCTCTCTTTAAACGTTTTGCTAAGGTACCATTTTGGCTGGAACAATCTACTTCATCTAGACGAACTACCACCGTCATTCCAATTAGTAAAACCAGTTGACAATCGCGAACCGGTGAGTGACCAATATTTGGTATTTATTAAGAAATGGAATCACTATTATGCCAAATTCTAG
- the TRP4 gene encoding anthranilate phosphoribosyltransferase (similar to uniprot|P07285 YDR354W Saccharomyces cerevisiae TRP4 anthranilate phosphoribosyl transferase), giving the protein MSIISFTKKLLKSPPSLTPAELHEVIVYIIDTLSKEFTVEAVVPIASFLSVLRATGLDHKAEYIAAAASAVLKFSTVVDSTTLTHTDDIVLDIVGTGGDGQNTFNVSTSAAIVASGIPGLKVCKHGGKASTSNSGAGDLIGVLGCDSSKVTASTLPKIWDENSFTFLLAPYFHDGMKHVALLRKALGIPTIFNVLGPLLHPVSHVQKRVLGVFSKELAPEYAEAARLIYPDSETFVVWGEVGLDEVSPVGNTIVWHVTLNGTVESFSINPSDFGLQEHTLAECPSLGPRENARILSEEILSGNYKKGENPIYDYILLNTALLYCLSRGTKDWKLGVDAAEKSIHSGAALGALTQFIRSVSVL; this is encoded by the coding sequence ATGAGTATTATTTCCTTTACGAAGAAGCTTTTGAAGAGCCCGCCTAGTTTGACTCCTGCAGAATTGCACGAAGTTATCGTTTACATAATTGATACGCTATCGAAGGAATTTACTGTGGAAGCTGTGGTACCGATTGCCTCTTTCCTTTCAGTGTTGAGAGCAACTGGATTGGATCACAAAGCTGAATATATTGCAGCTGCTGCCTCGGCTgtgttgaagttttcaacTGTTGTCGATTCAACGACCTTGACTCATACTGATGATATTGTCTTAGATATCGTCGGTACAGGTGGTGACGGCCAAAACACTTTTAACGTGTCTACTTCTGCAGCCATTGTCGCTTCGGGCATCCCAGGCTTGAAGGTTTGTAAACATGGTGGGAAAGCATCGACTTCCAATTCAGGTGCTGGTGATTTGATCGGAGTTTTAGGTTGTGATTCATCTAAGGTGACTGCGTCGACTTTACCTAAAATTTGGGATGAAAATTCGTTCACATTTCTATTGGCTCCTTATTTCCATGACGGTATGAAACATGTCGCTCTGCTCAGGAAAGCATTGGGTATCCCAACAATATTTAATGTCTTGGGACCGTTATTGCATCCTGTATCCCATGTTCAAAAAAGAGTTCTAGGTGTCTTCTCCAAGGAATTGGCACCTGAGTATGCAGAAGCAGCAAGACTTATCTATCCTGACAGTGAAACATTCGTCGTTTGGGGTGAAGTTGGTCTCGATGAAGTATCACCTGTAGGGAACACTATTGTTTGGCATGTGACCTTGAATGGTACCGTCGAATCATTCTCTATAAACCCGTCAGATTTCGGTTTACAAGAGCATACTCTTGCAGAATGCCCATCGTTGGGCCCTCGCGAGAATGCAAGGATACTATCTGAAGAAATACTGTCAGGCAATTACAAGAAAGGTGAAAACCCGATCTACGACTATATTTTGCTAAATACAGCTTTGTTGTACTGTTTGAGTCGTGGTACAAAAGACTGGAAACTAGGTGTAGATGCTGCTGAAAAGAGTATTCATTCTGGAGCAGCTTTAGGTGCATTAACACAGTTTATACGATCTGTGTCGGTTTTATAG
- the CDC12 gene encoding septin CDC12 (similar to uniprot|P32468 Saccharomyces cerevisiae YHR107C CDC12 Component of the septin ring of the mother-bud neck that is required for cytokinesis septins recruit proteins to the neck and can act as a barrier to diffusion at the membrane and they comprise the 10nm filaments seen with EM), translating into MTTEEFVGISNLPNQIYKLVSKQGGVFTLLTCGESGLGKTTFINTLFQATLKPSDSHTGRSMQGPIRKTVEIDILRAELEEKNFTLKVNVIDTPGFGDNINNDKSWQQIIDFIDDQHDSYMRQEQQPYRDVKFDLRVHAVLYFIRPTGHGLKPLDIETMKRISTRANLIPVIAKADTLTSQELQDFKLRIRQVIEAQEIRIFTPPLNETQDDAAAMEHARQLIESMPFAIVGSEEQFDNGSGTKVVARKYPWGLVEVENDQHCDFRKLRSLLLRTNLLDLVLSTQELHYETYRRLRLESHLNGSSNDNELGEKSANNFVAAPARKLSHNPKFKEEENALKKYFTDQVKAEEQRFRQWEQNIVNERIKLNGDLEKIQAEVKKLEDQVATLKLRKR; encoded by the coding sequence ATGACCACGGAAGAATTTGTAGGAATCTCGAATTTACCAAATCAGATCTACAAGCTGGTATCCAAACAAGGTGGAGTATTCACCTTGTTAACATGCGGTGAAAGTGGTTTGGGTAAAACTACCTTCATAAATACGTTGTTCCAGGCAACATTGAAGCCATCTGACTCCCATACAGGCCGTTCGATGCAAGGGCCAATTAGGAAGACCGTGGAGATTGATATATTACGTGCAGAACTAGAGGAGAAGAATTTTACCTTGAAGGTGAATGTAATTGATACTCCCGGGTTTGGTGACAACATCAATAACGATAAATCGTGGCAACAGATCATTGATTTTATAGACGATCAACACGATTCCTATATGCGTCAAGAACAACAACCATACAGAGATGTGAAATTTGATCTAAGAGTACACGCTGTACTGTACTTTATCAGACCTACAGGACATGGTTTGAAACCATTGGATATTGAAACTATGAAGAGGATCAGCACTCGTGCTAACTTAATTCCCGTAATCGCCAAGGCTGATACTTTGACAAGTCAGGAATTACAAGATTTCAAGCTTAGAATTAGACAGGTCATTGAGGCACAAGAGATTCGTATCTTTACACCACCTTTGAATGAGACACAGGATGATGCAGCCGCTATGGAACATGCTAGACAACTAATTGAATCCATGCCATTTGCAATTGTTGGTTCAGAAGAACAATTCGATAACGGTAGTGGTACCAAAGTTGTTGCAAGAAAATATCCATGGGGGTTAGTGGAAGTAGAGAATGATCAACACTGTGATTTCCGCAAATTGAGAtcgttgttgttgagaaCAAATCTGTTAGATCTTGTCTTATCCACTCAAGAGCTACATTACGAAACCTATAGGAGATTACGTTTGGAATCTCATTTGAATGGATCGTCTAACGATAACGAACTAGGAGAAAAATCGGCGAACAACTTCGTTGCTGCACCAGCAAGAAAATTATCACATAATCCaaagttcaaagaagaagaaaacgcACTAAAAAAATACTTCACTGATCAAGTTAAGGCCGAAGAACAAAGATTCAGACAGTGGGAACAAAACATTGTgaatgaaagaattaaacTGAACGGtgatttggaaaagatTCAAGCCGAAGTAAAGAAATTAGAAGATCAAGTGGCCACATTGAAATTAAGAAAACGCTAG
- the YPQ2 gene encoding Ypq2p (similar to uniprot|Q06328 YDR352w Saccharomyces cerevisiae Hypothetical ORF) produces MSDPTWCDKSLWPQISVASGGISFLTSFVAQIPQLIETYRDKSVEGLSPGFLLCWLFGDITSLIGAVLTHQLPFQILLAVYYLSNDMLICGQYYYYGILHRNQLATPGHESATLEERTRLVRSRGSNPSIQLQRGFKWWILSFFVSQPGTVQGFPMPVVSIAQAITGSETVFPFSKHRPSPVVPIEPPHTSFIGQLASWVGAMSYFCARIPQLIKNYKRKSTDGLSPLLFISTLIANVTYTLSIFTSCSYLTDEDKLGFVLNALPFIVGSAGTVVFDLIYFYQHYVLYAEDYNIRRLESDEFTPLMNDGTVSPLSTNSY; encoded by the coding sequence ATGAGTGATCCGACCTGGTGCGATAAATCGCTATGGCCTCAAATTAGTGTTGCTTCAGGAGGGATTTCGTTTTTAACTTCGTTCGTCGCTCAAATCCCACAACTGATAGAAACTTATCGTGACAAGAGTGTTGAAGGGTTATCACCAGGATTTCTATTATGCTGGCTTTTCGGGGATATAACCAGTTTAATTGGAGCTGTACTTACTCATCAACTCCCATTCCAGATTCTTTTGGCAGTTTATTATTTGTCTAATGACATGTTGATATGTGGTCAATACTATTACTACGGTATTTTACACCGGAATCAGCTAGCGACTCCAGGCCATGAGTCTGCTACTTTAGAAGAACGAACACGTTTGGTACGAAGCCGTGGTTCAAACCCCAGTATTCAATTGCAACGCGGGTTCAAATGGTGGATCTTATCATTCTTCGTCAGTCAGCCTGGAACTGTTCAAGGGTTCCCGATGCCTGTCGTGTCCATTGCTCAAGCCATTACTGGATCCGAAACAGTTTTTCCGTTTAGTAAGCACCGTCCGTCGCCCGTTGTGCCTATTGAACCACCCCATACAAGCTTTATTGGTCAATTGGCATCCTGGGTCGGAGCAATGTCCTATTTCTGTGCCAGAATTCCacaattgatcaagaattaCAAAAGGAAGAGTACTGATGGGCTTTCACCCCTCCTCTTTATAAGTACGTTAATTGCAAATGTCACATACACACTATCCATTTTCACCAGTTGCTCTTATCTCACAGATGAGGACAAGCTAGGTTTCGTACTCAATGCATTACCATTTATCGTGGGGAGCGCAGGCACTGTAGTGTTCGATTTGATCTACTTCTACCAACACTACGTTTTGTACGCGGAAGACTACAACATTAGAAGACTTGAATCTGACGAGTTCACTCCATTGATGAATGACGGAACGGTTTCCCCCCTATCAACCAATTCCTATTAA
- the GRE3 gene encoding trifunctional aldehyde reductase/xylose reductase/glucose 1-dehydrogenase (NADP(+)) (highly similar to uniprot|P38715 Saccharomyces cerevisiae YHR104W GRE3 Aldose reductase involved in methylglyoxal d-xylose and arabinose metabolism stress induced (osmotic ionic oxidative heat shock starvation and heavy metals) regulated by the HOG pathway) has product MTYLAETVTLNNGEKMPLVGLGCWKMPNDVCADQIYEAIKIGYRLFDGAQDYANEKEVGQGVNRAIKEGLVKREDLVVVSKLWNSFHHPDNVPRALERTLSDLQLDYVDIFYIHFPLAFKPVPFDEKYPPGFYTGKEDEAKGHIEEEQVPLLDTWRALEKLVDQGKIKSLGISNFSGALIQDLLRGARIKPVALQIEHHPYLTQERLIKYVKNAGIQVVAYSSFGPVSFLELENKKALNTPTLFEHDTIKSIASKHKVTPQQVLLRWATQNGIAIIPKSSKKERLLDNLRINDALTLTDDELKQISGLNQNIRFNDPWEWLDNEFPTFI; this is encoded by the coding sequence ATGACGTACTTAGCAGAAACAGTTACTTTAAACAATGGCGAAAAGATGCCGCTAGTCGGCTTAGGTTGCTGGAAGATGCCCAACGACGTTTGTGCCGACCAAATTTACGAAGCCATTAAGATCGGATATCGTTTATTCGATGGTGCCCAAGATTACGCCAACGAGAAAGAAGTTGGACAGGGTGTCAACAGAGCCATCAAAGAAGGGCTTGTTAAGAGAGAGGATTTAGTTGTTGTCTCCAAGCTATGGAACAGTTTCCACCATCCGGACAACGTACCTCGTGCTTTGGAAAGAACTCTTTCCGATTTGCAATTGGACTATGTTGACATATTCTACATCCATTTCCCATTGGCCTTCAAGCCTGTGCCATTCGATGAGAAGTATCCTCCAGGTTTCTACACCGGTAAGGAAGACGAAGCTAAAGGTCacattgaagaagaacaagtaCCACTATTGGACACTTGGAGGGCTTTAGAAAAACTAGTCGACCAAGGTAAGATCAAGTCCTTGGGTatttccaacttttcagGTGCGTTGATCCAAGATTTGCTACGTGGTGCTCGTATCAAGCCAGTTGCCCTACAAATCGAGCATCATCCATATTTGACACAGGAAAGATTGATTAAATACGTCAAGAATGCCGGCATTCAAGTGGTTGCCTACTCCTCGTTCGGTCCAGTGTCGTTCCTGGAATTGGAAAACAAGAAAGCTCTTAACACCCCTACTTTGTTTGAGCATGACACGATTAAGTCTATCGCTTCCAAGCACAAAGTCACTCCACAACAAGTTCTGTTGAGATGGGCCACACAAAATGGCATTGCCATCATTccaaaatcatcaaagaaggaaagatTGCTGGATAACTTGAGGATCAACGATGCATTGACTTTGACcgatgatgaattgaagcaAATTTCCGGcttgaatcaaaatatcagaTTCAATGACCCTTGGGAATGGCTAGACAACGAATTCCCAACTTTCATCTAA
- a CDS encoding thioredoxin-disulfide reductase (highly similar to uniprot|P29509 YDR353W Saccharomyces cerevisiae TRR1 Thioredoxin reductase) has protein sequence MLLVRNSTLGRLSSLRGFFRNINESNIFYRMVHHKVTIIGSGPAAHTAAIYLARAEIKPTLYEGFMANGIAAGGQLTTTTEIENFPGFPDGLTGSELMDRMKAQSIKFGTDVITETVSKVDLSSRPFKFWTEFNEDQEPETTDAIILSTGASAKRLHLPGEETYWQQGISACAVCDGAVPIFRNKPLAVIGGGDSACEEAQFLTKYGSKVYMLVRKDHLRASQIMQRRAEQNEKIEILYNHVTLEAKGDGKYLNALKVKNVKTNEEYDLPVNGLFYAIGHTPATNIVAGQVDLDEAGYVKTVPGSTLTNVPGVFAAGDVQDARYRQAITSAGSGCMAALDAEKYITELE, from the coding sequence ATGCTTTTAGTGAGAAATAGTACATTAGGACGATTATCATCATTAAGAGGGTTTTTTAGAAATATCAACGAGAGTAATATATTCTACAGAATGGTTCATCACAAGGTTACAATTATTGGGTCCGGCCCAGCTGCCCACACTGCTGCCATTTACTTGGCTAGAGCAGAGATCAAACCTACTTTGTACGAAGGTTTCATGGCCAATGGTATTGCTGCTGGTGGTCAATTGACTACCACCactgaaattgaaaatttccCCGGCTTCCCAGATGGTTTGACTGGTAGTGAATTGATGGATAGAATGAAGGCTCAATCTATCAAGTTCGGTACCGATGTTATCACTGAAACTGTTTCAAAGGTTGATCTTTCTTCTAGACCTTTCAAGTTCTGGACTGAGTTTAACGAGGATCAAGAACCTGAGACCACAGATGCCATTATCTTGTCTACTGGTGCTTCAGCCAAGCGTTTGCACTTGCCTGGTGAAGAAACTTACTGGCAACAAGGTATTTCAGCTTGTGCTGTTTGTGATGGTGCTGTTCCAATCTTCAGAAACAAGCCATTGGCTGTTATCGGTGGTGGTGACTCTGCTTGTGAAGAAGCTCAATTCTTGACCAAATATGGTTCCAAGGTTTACATGTTGGTCAGAAAGGACCATCTACGTGCTTCTCAAATCATGCAAAGACGTGCTGAACAGAATGAAAAGATAGAAATTCTATACAACCATGTCACTTTGGAAGCTAAAGGTGATGGTAAATACTTGAACGCTTTAAAGGTAAAAAACGTTAAAACCAACGAAGAATATGATCTACCAGTCAACGGGTTGTTCTACGCCATTGGTCACACCCCTGCCACTAACATTGTTGCTGGTCAAGTTGATCTTGACGAAGCCGGCTATGTTAAGACCGTGCCAGGTTCCACTTTGACCAATGTCCCAGGTGTCTTTGCTGCTGGTGATGTTCAAGACGCCAGATACAGACAAGCAATCACATCTGCTGGTTCCGGTTGTATGGCTGCTTTGGATGCTGAAAAGTACATCACTGAATTAGAATAG